GCAGGCCAGAGGGTCCACGTACGAGGTCGCCAGCGGACTGCAACTCGCCGTGCGACTGGGCTTCGTCCTGCAGGCCGACACCCAGGCCGTTCACGAGCAGGCACAGACCATCGCCGCCATGCTCAGCGCCCTCGCCCGTAACCTGAAGGCCGAAGCATGAAGCGCCAACCATCACCCATCACCCATCACCCATCAACCGGCGGCCGCCTGACCGACCGACTCCTGAACGTCCGTAAACGCCGCGCCCTCGGCTGGGCCGCCTTGGCTTACGCCGGGGTGGTGCTGGCGGGCGCGCTGGTGGGCGCCGACATCACCCTGCGGAGTAAGACGCGCTGGGTGAAGGGCGTGTTCGTGCCGGTGGGTCGGCGGGGGAACGAGGTGTACCTGCCCGCCGGCAGCGAGACGCTCTCGCGTGGTCCCATCGGGATCGTGCCGCTGCTCCCGAACAAGGGGCACGCGGTGCTGGGCGAACGGAAGGTCGTCGGCACGCTGGTGCGCCGCGAGGTGCAGGAGGAACGCGGCGTGCTGCCCAACGGCGCACTCGCATGGGCCAGCACGTTCGTGTACAACGGCACGCCCGCCCAGCTGGGCGTGGAGTTCGAGCACACCGCCGTTCACACGCCACTGGGCGATATGCCCGCGTGGCACATCCCCCCAAGCGGGGACGCACCGGGCCGCGCGGACGCCCTCGTGATCGTCATCCACGGTCACGGCGGACAGCGCGCCCAGGCACTGCGGATGCTGCCCGCGCTGCGGCGCACCGGGACGGGCAGCCTGTTCGTCACGTTCCGCAACGCCCACGGTGCCCCCCGCAGCGAGAGCGGCTACCTGACCCTGGGCGACCAGGAAGCCGAGGACGTCATCAGCGCCCTCCACTGGGCGCAGCAGGCCGGGTACAAACGCGCCGTGCTGTACGGCTTCAGCATGGGCGGCAACATCGCCCTGAGCGCCCTGCGCGAACGGCACCAGCCGTACCCGATTCCCGTCACGGGCGTCATGCTCGACTGCCCCGCGCTGGACTGGCGGGCCACCATCCTCTCCCAGGGCCAACGCTTCGGCCTCCCCCCCTTCCTCGCGCGGCACGTCGCCACCTTCACCCAGTGGGTCGTGACACGCCGCAGCGGCCAGGACTTCGACACCGTCGACCAGATCCGCGCCGCACCCAACTTCAACCTCCCCATCCTCATGTGGCACGGCACGCGTGACCGCACCATTCCCATCGCGCAGGCCGACGCGCTGGCCGCCGCCCGCCCCGACCTCATCGAATACCACCGGGTCGAAGGCGGCAAACACATCCGCGTGTGGAACATCAACCCCGAACAGTACGACGCCCAACTCGAAACCTTCATCGGCAACGTCCTGCCAGAGGTGGAAGGGTGAGTGCCCTGACCTTGCCTCTGCACCTGAAGGAGGACACTGAACTCGTGGTGGAACCGTGGGGTGAGACCTTCCGGCTCGCCGCAGGTGAGAGGTACGTCCTGAGCTGGCTGGGAAGCGAAGAACAACCCGAATGTCTCTCCATGCCCACGGGCCTGGTCGTATTCATGGGTGCAGGCGCGACGTTCAACCTTCAACACGAGAGTGGTGCATGGATCGGAGGCAGTGACATCCCTATCCCCTCCCTGCCTCCCTCGATGAGCACCAAAGAATTTCTGTCGATGACAGGACTGATTCACATTCAACCGTCCGAGAGCGACGGTACAAGGAGAGAACCCTGATGCGTGACGCTGTTATTGTTTCTGCCGTCCGGACGCCCGTTGGTCGTGGCGTGAAAGGCACCCTGGCGAACACCCGCCCCGACGACCTGGCGGCGCTGGTGCTGAACGAGGCCGTCAAGCGCGCCGGTGTGGACGCCGGTATCGTCGAGGACGTGTACCTCGGCTGCGCGATTCCCGAGGCGGAGCAGGGCCTGAACGTGGCCCGTCTGGCCGCGCTGCGTGCCGGGATGCCCGACAGCGTGGGTGGCGTGACCGTGAACCGCTTCTGCTCCAGCGGCCTGCAGACCATCGCGATGGCCGCAGCGGCCATTCAGGCAGGGCAGGCGGACGTGATGCTGGCCGGTGGCGTGGAGAGCATGAGCTTCGTGCCCATGAGCGGCCACAACCCCAGCCCGAACCCGGAGCTGGTGGACGCCCGTCCCGGCGCGTACATCGGCATGGGCATGACCGCCGAGAACGTCGCCACGAAGTACGGCATCAGCCGTGAGGATCAGGACGCGTTCGCGTTCCGCAGCCACCAGCGCGCCGCGGCCGCGCAGGACGCCGGGAAGTTCGACGCCGAGATCGTGCCCGTGCCCGTCCGCGTGGACAAACTGAAGGGCACGAAGATGAAGTCCGAAACCGTGAACTTCGACAAGGACGAACTGATCCGCCGGGACGCGAACCTCGCGGACATGGCGAAGGTCCGCCCCGCGTTCAAGGCGACCGGCTCCGTCAGCGCCGCGAACAGCAGCCCCTTCAGTGACGGCGCGGCCGCCGTGCTGATCATGAGCGGCGAGAAGGCGCAGGAACTCGGCGTGAAGCCGCTGGCGAAGTTCCTCGGCTTCGCCGTGGCGGGCGTCGAACCCGAACTGATGGGCATCGGCCCCGTCAAGGCCGTGCCGAAGGTGCTCGCGCAGACCGGCCTGACCCTCGACGACATCGACCTGATCGAACTGAACGAGGCGTTCGCCGCGCAGTCCCTCGCCGTCGCGCGGGAACTGGGCCTGAACCAGGACATCATGAACGTCAACGGCGGCGCGATCGCCCTGGGGCACCCCCTGGGCTGCAGCGGCGCGAAGCTCGCCACGAGCGCCATCTACGAACTGCAGCGCCGTGGGGGCGGGAAGGCCCTGATCACCATGTGCATCGGCGGGGGCATGGGCGCCGCCGGGATCATCGAAGTGTACGGCGCGGATCAGGCCGCCGACTGACCCGAGCAGGACAGAAGCAGGGCACCCGCCGGAAAGTGGGTGCCCTGTTTTCTTACTGGTTCAGCGCTTGATGAACCGGCTGGCGTTCAGGATCGCGGCGGCGTTCACGGGGCGAGGCTGGACGCTCAGGCTACCCAGGGCACGCTGCGCGGCGAGGCGTTGAATGGTGGCGGCGGTACGCGTGGTGGTCATCCGGGGCACCTCGGTGGAGACCTGGAGCATGAGGATACCGACGCTCTGAATGGCGGTGCCACTGGTGTCGTAGGTGCTCCCACCACCGATGAATGCCGGGTACGATTTCCCATTGCTCAGGGTTTCAACGCTGAACTTGCCGTCCAGATCGCGCCCATCGAAATACCCCACCTTGAAATCGTTCGTGAGGGCGAAGGCAGTCTCAAGTGACGTGGCGCTGGAGAGGTTGCCAAGCACGGTCGGGCCGCCCTTCGTCTGCGTGCCGTTGACGTACCCGCCGAGGGCCACGCTGCCGTCCGTGTCGACGCTCTCGTCGTTGTAGATCGCGACACCACTGTCGAGCAGGGTACCGCTCTGGTCAAAGACGCCCCACTCCCACACGCCCTGGTTCAGGGTGGTGACGTTGAACTCGGCGCTGGTGCTCACGTTGCCTCTGGTGTCGTAGGCCTTCGCGGTGAACCCGGTGCGGTCGTCGTTCAGAACATTGACGGTGTACTGGTAGGGCGCGGCCGTGTCGGTGGCTTTCAGGGTGCCGTTCTGGTAGAACTCCACCTTCGCGACGCCGCTGCTGTCCGTGGCGTTGGCGGTGATGGTCACGTCACTGTTGCCGTCGGAGGGGCTCTGGCTGAAGCTGATCTGCGGGCCGGTGGTGTCGGGGGTGCTGGGCCCGCCCGGCGTGCAGGCGGTGATCAGGAGTGCGGGGAGGGCCAAAAAGAAGGCGCGATTCACAGGGGGCACTCTAGGGTGCCGCGTGGTGCTCAGGTGGCGCAGACTGGGCACCGGCGGGCTTCATGAAGGTGCAACAGGTGAACCGGGGAGGCGCGTGAAGACCGGCATGGAGGACGGGCAGACCCTTAAGCCTGCCCGTCCCTCTGGATGGCGGTGATTAATCGGTGGCGGCTGGAATCATCGGCTTGTCGAACCCGACCCTCAGGGTGGGGTGCAGCCACGCGGCAGCGGCGGCAGCCAACAGGGCTGCGATCACCAGGAAGATGCTCTGAAGGGGCATCCAGGCGAGCAGCGCGGCCGCCCCGGCGTACCCCAGGGGTTGAATGGCGCTCGACAGGGACGAGATCACGCCGTAGGCGCGGCCCATCACGGCCTGCGGAATGTTCAGCTGGGACATGACGCTCAGCTGCACGTTCATCACGGCCGCACTCAGCCCCGCCAGCGCCAGCAGGACCAGCGCCTGCGTGAGGGTGGTGGCCACGCTGAGCCCGCCGATGGAGGCCGCGATGCCGAACGTGCCGCCCACCAGTGCCAGCCAGGGCCGCGGCAGGCGGTACGAGCTGAGGATCAGCATGCCCACCAGCTGCCCCACGGAGATGCTGGCGCTCAGGAATCCGAACTCGCGGGCGCCCAGACCCAGCGTGCGGGCGAACGGAGCCAGCGTGACCTCCAGCGGGATCAGCACGAAGTTCAGCAGCAGGCTGACGGCGAACGTCCAGAACAGCAGTGGGTTGGCCCAGATGACCTTCAGGCCGGCCAGCAGACCCTCGCGGGGTTCCTCATCGGCCGCTGGGGTGCCGGGAGTGGGCTGCACACGCGGTTCCGGCAGGGTCCACAGAGTCACGATGGCCGCGGCCAGCAGCATGGCGCCGATCAGCATGGCGCCGTGCACCCCGGCGAACCCGGTGGCGGTCCCCGCCAGGGCATACCCGGTGAGGCTGGCGAGACTGCCGGTGAGGCTCATCAGGGCGTTGCCCTGCTGGTACACCGCGCGCGGAATGATCAGGGGGACCAGGACCGCCGAGGCGGGTCCGCGCAGCGCCGCGACGAAGTTGGTGACGGCCAGCAGCGGGAACACGTATGACACCTGCATGTGCCCGCTCAGGACCAGCGTGGCCATCAGGACCAGCAGCAGCGCGTCGGCGACGTACGTGGCCTGGATCAGCAGGCGTTTGTGCTGCCGGTCGGCCAGCATTCCGCCGATGGGCGCGGCGATCAGGCCCGCCAGGGCGCTGACCAGACCCACGGACGCCAGCATGGTGCCGGACCCGGTCTTCTCGAGCACCCACCACATGATCGGGACGTTGTAGAACCCGCCACTCAGGGCGGAGAACAGGCGGGTGAGCAGCACCGAGCGGAACGCGGCGTTGCGGATAGGGTGAGCCGTCATATCAGTCCTCCGTCCAGCCAGCCAGGAAGAACGACACCTTCACGTCCCCGCCCTCCTGCTGTAGAGCTTCGATGTCCTCCCGCAGCTGCTGCAGGCGCCGCATGATGCCCGCCGCCTGCTCGCGCGGGACGCACACGCTGACCATCCCGGCGGCGCTGGGCAGCCCGTTGAAGGACGCCAGGGTCAGGCCACGTTCCGTCTCGTGGAACGCCAGCCCCAGGGCCCGCTCGTCCTTGACGCGCACGGCGCCCTCGGGCAGGCGGTACACCCGCTCGATGTGATGCCCGACGCGGTCCGTGCCGGTCTCGCACACCAGACCATGGGCCTGCAGGTGATTGAGGTTGCGCACCACGGTCGCCACGGGCCGACCGAGCCGCGTGGCCACTCCGCGCGCGGTGCTGGGACCGTCCAGCAGGGACGTGAAGGTCCGCCACAGGCTCTCTTCCATCTGAATGCCACTTCCGACTGTCGTCATACGACCACCTCCAGCAGGTCTGCCAGTTCCCCGTCGCTCATGCCGATCCCCACCATGGCCATCTGCTGCGGATTCAGGTATCCGGCCGCGGCCTGCACGTCCGCGGCGCTCACCTGCCGGTACATGCGGGCGGCGCGGGTGGGGAAGTACACCTCGTCGTTCAGCCAGTGCTGCGCGAGCTTGGTGGCCAGCCCGGGCCCCTCGGATTCCTGCAGGGCCTTCAGGGCGAAACTCTCGCGGGTCTCATCGGTCTCCTCCTCGCGGGGCGGGCTGGCCTGCACCTCCTGAATGAGTTCCATCAGGGTGCGGAACGCCTCCGGGACCCGCTCGCGGGCCAGGTCCATCGCCATGAACAGGTACCCGCTGCGCCGCCAGTGCGAACTGCCCCCCTGCGCCGCGTACGCCAGCTGCCGCTCCTCCCGCAGCCGCTGGAACATCCGCGACCGGAGGCCCCCACCCAGCAGCGCGCCGAACACCTCGGTGGCGGGCCGGTCCGGGTCACCCAGTGCCGGGCCCGGGCAGGACAGGTACAGCGTCACCCGTTCGCTGCGGCTGGGCACGCCGATCAGCTGCGGCACGATCTCCACTGGGCGGTACTCGGTGTGCAGCGGCGCGGCGTACCAGTCCTCGAAGTGCTCCTCGATCAGGCGGACGGTGCCGCTGTCCACCTTCCCGGCAATGACCAGCCGGGTGCGTTCCGGGGTGCAGGCGTCCAGCGCCCGCTGCCGCATCTGCTTGAGGTTCAGTTGCGACACGATCTCCGGCGGGCCCAGGATCGACATGCCGTACGGCGGGGCGTACAGCGCCTCCTCGACCAGCGTCCACAGGAACTCCGGCCGGTTGCGCTTGCGGTGAATTTCGTCCAGCACGATCTTCCGCTCGTGCTCCAGCGCCTGCTTGGTCACCTTGGGGTTGCGCAGCAGGTCCGCCGTGAACGCCATGACCTTCGGCAGGTCACGCGGCAGGCACGACAGGCCCAGCCGCGTGTGTTCCTTGCCGGTGAACGCCTCGATCCGCGCGCCACTCTTGGCCAGCGCCTGCCACTGCTTGCCCTGCGTGCCCGTCAGGTTGTTCGGGTTGAACAGCACGTGCTCCAGCAGGTGACTGATGCCGTTTTCCTGCTCACGCTCGTCCTTGACGCCGTGATCGAGGTACGCGGCCAGGTGAATGAGGTGAGCGCCGGGACGCGGGGCGATCAGAAACCCAAGGCCGTTGTCCAGATAGCCGGTGGTATAGAGTTCCATGCTGTTCAGTCTCCAGAGGGCAGGGTTGCCGGGGGGTTGCAGACCGCGAGATACACCAGCGCCTCGCTGCGCAGGCCCAGGCCCAGGCGATTCAGATGAAGATGCAATCCCTGCAGGTTCGCGCCGAGAGCGCCGGGCTCAGGCCAGTCCGGAGCCCAGGCCAGCGGCAGGGTCGCCTCCCGCAGCGCCGTGGCTGCGCGGGTCACGCCCGGCTGATCTGACAGGTGCGTCCGGGCAAACCGGGTCATGGCCTCGTGTGCCTCGGTCCGCGCGGGCCCGAGGCAGCGCAGCAGATGTGCCGCATCGACATACGCGGCCCTCATGCGGGCGTCCGGCGTTTCCAGGTCCCACACGGCCAGCGCCCGTTCACTGCTGGCCTGAAAGAAGCGTTCGTGAAGCGGGTAGTGCCGCGCCCCCCCGAACTTCCAGTATTCCGGCCGGTACTCCTGTTGGACTGCGCCCGGCACGGCCCGCCGCAGTTGAGCCCAGACCCGCTGCCGGGACGCCTCGCCGCGGCAGCACAGCCGCAGGCGCAGGTGCATGCCGCCTTCGGCGTGCCACAGGTAATGCCAGCGGCGGACCTCCGGCGCGAGGTCCTGCTGCAGGTGCCGCACCCGCTGCGCCTGCGAACGTTTCTCGAGATCCGGCCAGGTCAGACGTGCCGCGAGCCAGCCCGTCACGGCCGCACCGTGAAGATGCCCTCGAAGAGGTGCCGCGCACCGTCATGTCCTGTGAACCAGGCCAGGTCCGGCGTCACCACAGCTTCGCTGACCCGCACGCTGCCACGGCGGCATTCTGCCCGGAGGAGGTCGCGGTGCGTGACGTGCCGCCAGTCCAGTGTGAGTTGCCGGTCACCCCGGCCCACGCGCACCAGATCCGGAGCTCCCACCCGTTCCAGCCAGGCGAGCACCTCACGGTCCGGCGGGTCCGTTCCCTGCCAGTGAGCAGGCACGCGCCATGACGCCGCACTGAGCACGCAGCGGCCCCGGGTCACCCGTGGCAAGGTCTCCCGATCCCCCAGCGGCCCCCACCGCCACCGTGGAGGCGTGCGGCCCTGCAAGGCCACGGCGGTCAGCCAGCGGGCCAGCGGCCCCAGGTGATCGGTGCGAGTCAGCGTGGGCAGAACCAGATGAAGCTGTTGTTCACGCTGGGCGCACCACAGCTCGACCTGACCGTCCCGGCAGCTGACCCGCACGTCCGGCAGATCCACCCTGCGGTGGTCGGGGATCAACGGATGACCCGGGACGTGCAGTTCCAGTGGCGTTCCGGGGCGGCAGCGGGCGGTATCGTTCGCCGCAGCCAGCGGGTGCTGCAGGCAGAGTGCCGTGACCACCGTATTCGCCGGACCCCGTGCGCCCGGTGCCGGCAGGTGCGGGTGCGCCACCCGGAGGCGGGCAGTGGCCTGACCCACTTCCGGGGTGCTGCCACTCAGCAGCGCCAGGGTGTAGTCGCCCGCCCACAGATCGGTGGTGTTCCGCGCCAGGACCCACGCGAACAGATCGAACGGGTGGTCACCGGGTCGCGCCGTGACCGGCAGGCGAGCCAGCTGCACGTCAGTGAGGTCCAGCACGCCGGGCGCCCCGGCCAGCAGCGCGGGCCAGTCAGACCAGGGTGGGGCCGGGGGGGGCGCGGTCTCCAATGCGTCAGCCACCGTCAGGGCCTCACGGAGGGTCACGCGAGCGTCCCCGAACTGTGCGCGGAACGCCTCGGTGTAGGCTGACCAGTTCCCGGTCACAGGGGGACCCTGCGGGCTGCGTGTCAGGACGGACAGGCCCTCTTGAAGATCCACCAGCACCTGAGGCGGCAGGTGAGCCACGCCGTCCAGCGTGGCGTCCAGTGCGAGGTGGCGCTGCACGTCACCATCGAGCCCCTGACCGGCCAGCGCCTGCCGCAGGGCGTCCAGCCGCGCCGTCCCGCCTGGAAGATCGGCGTACACCGGGGCTGGGGGTGGGCCGCCCAGCGCCTCCACGCGCGCCGCCGCCTGTGGGGTGACCGTCAGCAGCGGCTGGAGCTCGCTGAGCAGCAGATCCTTGCGCAGCAGAACCCGCAGCAGGTCATCCGTGATCGCCTCCCCGAGCGAAGCCAGTGGGACCGGCGTCCGGGCCCGGACCAGAACGCGCCAGAATGCCTCGCTGCACGGAACCCGCCACTCGGTGCGGTCTTGCAGTCCCTGCCAGGTCAACCAACCGTTCTCATGGTGCGCGGTGCCGTTGAGCATCACCTGCAACGTGGGTGGCAACCGGTCTTCCAGGATCGGACGCGCCTCGGCCAGTGCACCCGACAGGGCGGTCAGCTGCACGCGCAACATCGGCTTCTGCGAGATGAACTCGGCGCTGCACTGGGCCGCGCCCGGAGCGGCGAAGAGACCGAACGGCACGCTGCGTGTACTCGCACGGATGAGATAGCGGTGCAGGCTGCGTTGCAGGGCCCGGGCCGTCTTTGCGCGCCGTGGGGTACGCCTGGATTCCCGCTCCAGGGTGGGAGACGCCATCAGCAGCGCCTCTGCCGACAGCGGCCAGTCGCGCAGGACGGTGATCGTGTCCTCCAGGGTCTGTGTGCCGCGCAACTCGCTGAACAGGTTCGCTGGGGCAAGCGGCACCCGGTACAGGCAGGCCGGATCGATCTGCGGACTCTCGAACATCAGGACGGATCACCTCCGACGTGGCGAAGAGGCGCCACGGATTGCCGCGGCGCCCCTCGACCGATCAGCCGAATCCCAGCGTGGGGACCGGCACAGGCTTTACAGCGCGGAGGACCCGCACTTGTAGATGTTGATGTCCGTCATGCCTTCCTCGTCCACCTGATCACGGCTCTTCAGGTCACTCAGCGCGGCGAACAGCTCGGGGTCCTCGATCACGACCTTGCCGTCGTCGGTGAGTTCCAGGGCCTTGAGATCCAGCTTCGCTTTCTTGTTTTCGTTGGTCATGATGATCACCTCGTGCAGGAGTGGGGGCGGTGGGGACGGTTCAACCGGGGCAGAAGATGTCGATCAGGATGCCTTCCTCTTCCAGCCCGGGCTCGACGATGCCGATCTCGGGCATCAGGGGCACCTCCTGGGCAGGCGGAGCGTGCGGTTGGTCCGCCGGTGGTTCCGACGGGCGGTCCGGACGCGGCGCTGGCCGGTGGGGGCTTTGACTCACGGTGTGTCACCTCCTGCTTCCTAGAGAACCGCAGGCCGGGTTGCGGCAGGGTTGCCTGAGCGCTCGCTCCCTGACAACCCCTCGGCAACCCCCCTGAAGGTCCAATGAAGACCAAAGGAGGGACGCATGACGGTCCAACTCAGTGTGCTCGATCCGGTCCCCTTGTCCTGCGGTCAGTCCCCACGTGACGCCCTCCGCGCCGCCATCCAGCTGGCTCAGACGGCTGAACGGTCCGGCTACCGGCGCGTGTGGTACGCCGAGCATCACCTGCCCCGCGCCGCCGTCTGCCCCGCCCCCGCCGTGCTGGTGGCCGCGGTGGCCGCCGCAACGGAACGGATCCGGGTCGGGTCCGGCGGTGTGGTCCTGCGGCACCACGCCCCCTGGCATGTCGCCGAGACGTTCAGCACGCTCGCGGCGCTGCACCCGGGCCGCATCGACCTGGGCGTCGCCGGCGGGACCGGCGCGGACGAGCAGACCACCCGCCGCCTGGGCGGAGACGGGACGCCGTACCCGGACCGTCTCGCGGCGCTGGATGAGGCGCTACGAGACCTGAACGCCGACGTGCACGGCTGGGTGCTGGGCGCCAGCGCCCGCAGCGCCGAACTGGCCGCCACCCTCGGCTGGCACTACGGCAGCGGCAACGTCACGGGCGACCCGGGCGACGTGCAGGCGTACCGCGAGCAGCACACGGCCCGGCGGCACGCGGGCCCCACCGTCGCGCTGGCGGTCGCCGTGGTGTGCGCCGACACGACCGAAGCGGCCCTGCACCTGGCCCGCAGTCACCGGGCGTACTTCAGCGCGCAGGGCACGGCGCCCGGCGGTCAACCCGTGCCCCCGCCAGCCGGTCTGCCGGTCACGCCCGGCCCGCTGGCCCTGTACCCCCGGCTGGTCGTCGGTGATCCCGTCACCGTCCGGTCCGCCCTGAACGCTCTGGCCCGCCGCTACGGCGCAGATGAACTGGCGCTCCTAACCATCACGCATGACCCGCAGGCCCGCCGCCACTCCTACGCGCTGATCGCCGAGGCGTTCGCGCAGGCTGCTCCACCCCCCATCCACCTGCCCCACCAGCCCGGAGGTTACCTATGACGGCCGACCTGAAACGCTCGCGGTACACCCTGCAGTCCCGGCAGGACGCCGGGGTGTACCTGCACAACACCTTCAGCGGCAAGGGCGGCTTCTACCCGCCCCGCGCCCTGGACCTGCTCAAGCGGGCCCAGCCGGACCCGACCGATCCGCTGACCGCGCAGCTGCGCCGCGACGGGCACCTGATCGCCGCCGACACCGACGAACTCCTGCGTGCCCGGCAGCAGCAGGTGACCGCCTTCTTCCGGGACGACGTGCTGCACCTGATCCTGTTCTCGACCGAGCAGTGCAACTTCCGCTGCACGTACTGCTACGAGAAGTTCCTGCACGGCCGCATGAAGCCCGAGGTGATCGAGGGCGTCAAACGACTCGTGACCCGCCGCGCGCCCGGCCTGAAACTCCTGTCGATCTCCTGGTTCGGCGGTGAACCGCTGCACGCCCACGACATCGTCCAGGACCTCTCCAATCACTTCACGGCCCTGAGTGAAGCGCACGGATTCAAGTACATGGCGCACGCCACCACCAACGGCTACTACCTGACGCCCGAACTCGCCCCGGACCTGATCCGCACCGGACTGCGCGACTTCCAGATCACCCTGGACGGCCCGCAGGAAACCCACGATCAGACCCGCAAGCTGCAGGGGGGCGGCGGCACCTTCGACACCATCTGGCGCAACCTGCTGTTCCTGCGCGCCTCCGACCTGGATTTCACCTGCACGCTGCGCATCAACTTCAGCCCCGACAACTACGCCCAGACACCCGAGTTCATCACTCAGCTGGGCGAAACCTTCGGGCACGACCCGCGCTTCCAGTTGCACACCCATCCGGTCGGCCGCTGGGGCGGCGAGCAGGACGAACACCTGACCGTGTACGACCAGGATGACGGCTTCGACCTGGCCATCCCCCTGTACGAGCACGCCCGCACCTGCGGCCTGAGCATGCGCCACGCGAACCTCAACCCGTTCGGCAGCACCTGTTACGCCGCGCGCGGCAACTCGTTCGCCATCCGGACCAGCGGGCAGGTCGTGAAGTGCACCGTCGCGCTCGACGACGAACGCAACCACGTGGGTCACCTGAACGCCGACGGGTCCCTGCACCTTGATCAGGCCCGGCTGCTGCCCTGGGTGCAGGACAACGCCCTGACCGACACCACCTGCCAGTCCTGCGCGATCCGGCCCTCCTGCCACGGCGCGGCCTGCCCGCTCGAGAAGATGGATCACGGCCGTCAACCCTGCCCGGACATCAAACGCAACTTCAAGAAGTTCCTGCCGCTCATGCACGCCGACCACACCCTGGAACTCGAGGTGCTTCAATGAAATCACTGCTGCGCGCCCTGGCCCTGCTGCTCGCCGTTTCCTCCGTCGCGTTCGCCGAAAGTGGCGGGGCGGGTCAACCC
The Deinococcus sedimenti DNA segment above includes these coding regions:
- a CDS encoding radical SAM/SPASM domain-containing protein, translated to MTADLKRSRYTLQSRQDAGVYLHNTFSGKGGFYPPRALDLLKRAQPDPTDPLTAQLRRDGHLIAADTDELLRARQQQVTAFFRDDVLHLILFSTEQCNFRCTYCYEKFLHGRMKPEVIEGVKRLVTRRAPGLKLLSISWFGGEPLHAHDIVQDLSNHFTALSEAHGFKYMAHATTNGYYLTPELAPDLIRTGLRDFQITLDGPQETHDQTRKLQGGGGTFDTIWRNLLFLRASDLDFTCTLRINFSPDNYAQTPEFITQLGETFGHDPRFQLHTHPVGRWGGEQDEHLTVYDQDDGFDLAIPLYEHARTCGLSMRHANLNPFGSTCYAARGNSFAIRTSGQVVKCTVALDDERNHVGHLNADGSLHLDQARLLPWVQDNALTDTTCQSCAIRPSCHGAACPLEKMDHGRQPCPDIKRNFKKFLPLMHADHTLELEVLQ